The following coding sequences lie in one Alicyclobacillus curvatus genomic window:
- a CDS encoding chemotaxis protein CheX has translation MSIVPAVTHFLNSALNAVSLVIPSEVKRQSAPTLVEGSFIQSDMGVLIGITGELPGRLILDAHTTTFSNVAQLMYGMALEGEMLESFVGEIGNMVAGNAASDLSSKGLQINISPPTVLVGSTKITGFEQGIQIPLEIEGLGPMNVFLIMEGRGA, from the coding sequence GTGAGCATTGTACCCGCAGTGACGCATTTTCTAAACAGCGCCCTAAACGCAGTTTCCCTGGTCATACCCTCAGAAGTGAAGCGACAGAGTGCTCCTACGCTTGTCGAGGGCTCTTTTATTCAGTCCGATATGGGCGTACTGATAGGCATTACGGGCGAGCTCCCTGGGCGTCTCATACTGGACGCACATACGACAACATTCTCGAATGTCGCACAACTTATGTACGGAATGGCTCTTGAAGGAGAAATGCTTGAAAGTTTTGTCGGTGAAATTGGAAACATGGTTGCTGGTAATGCGGCGTCTGATTTATCCAGCAAAGGACTCCAGATTAATATCTCACCGCCGACAGTCCTTGTCGGATCAACAAAAATCACGGGATTCGAACAAGGCATTCAAATCCCTCTCGAAATCGAAGGCCTCGGCCCCATGAATGTGTTTCTCATCATGGAAGGCAGGGGGGCGTGA
- a CDS encoding ABC transporter substrate-binding protein, producing the protein MVLNLQKVATTIVIGTTAVALLAGCGGNTPGKSGNGNQAAGSGNTSQSSSSANSLTILAEESSSWTDNFNPFAVANLQTPNGTIYEPLFYFSTTSSKVYNMLGTNMQWSNGNKTLTVTVRSGVKWNDGTSFSNKDVVFTYNMLKQYPALDTQAIWKSLSAVKAVGSNQVEFDFTSVQVPFAQIVVGDIPIVPQHIWSKIQGDPSKWTDPSPVGTGPYMLDKFNAQTYTLKANSNYWGGALAAKELIYPAISSAQAANLQLTSGKLDWADEFLQNIDKLYVSKDPTNRHYFFPPVADLNLVPNLKNPLLANVAVRQAMSDAIDRQQIDTVGEFGYEKPANPSGLVLPNESAWLKPGLSTTFTNSISTANALLDKAGFKMGPGGIRVSPTGKKLSFNLMAPNGWTDWNEDESLIAQDLKKIGIQINVQEPQQTDWSSALLNHQFDLALESGLFAGNTPYQGFRNTLYPGLQQNYEQYDNPVVKQALDQFESTVDASTQKSAMYTIETQFEQDLPVIPLVYAAEWSQNSTKNFTGWPTASNPYVDPSPATAFADGIVLENLKPAH; encoded by the coding sequence GTGGTGCTAAATCTACAGAAAGTGGCCACGACGATAGTCATTGGGACAACAGCGGTTGCACTGCTTGCCGGGTGCGGAGGGAACACGCCAGGGAAGTCTGGGAATGGAAACCAAGCTGCAGGTTCAGGGAACACCTCTCAAAGCAGCAGTTCTGCGAACTCCTTAACCATCCTGGCGGAGGAGTCTTCATCGTGGACCGACAACTTCAACCCCTTTGCGGTGGCAAACCTGCAGACACCGAACGGAACCATCTACGAACCCTTGTTCTACTTTAGTACGACGAGTTCCAAGGTTTATAACATGCTCGGCACAAACATGCAGTGGAGCAACGGGAATAAGACACTCACGGTCACAGTACGCAGCGGTGTGAAGTGGAACGATGGGACATCTTTTTCAAACAAGGATGTCGTGTTTACGTACAACATGTTGAAGCAATATCCCGCTTTGGATACGCAGGCAATTTGGAAATCATTATCAGCCGTTAAGGCCGTAGGAAGCAATCAGGTTGAGTTTGACTTTACATCGGTTCAGGTCCCGTTTGCCCAGATTGTCGTAGGCGACATCCCTATCGTGCCGCAACATATCTGGAGCAAGATTCAGGGCGATCCGTCGAAATGGACCGACCCGAGTCCTGTCGGAACAGGCCCATACATGCTCGACAAGTTTAATGCTCAGACATACACGCTGAAGGCAAATTCGAATTATTGGGGTGGGGCACTTGCTGCCAAGGAATTAATCTACCCCGCTATTTCCAGTGCTCAGGCTGCAAACCTGCAGCTCACGAGCGGCAAGCTTGATTGGGCCGACGAGTTCCTGCAGAACATTGACAAATTGTATGTTTCAAAGGATCCGACAAACCGGCACTACTTCTTTCCACCGGTCGCGGACCTTAACCTGGTGCCAAACCTCAAAAACCCGCTCCTTGCCAACGTTGCCGTTCGACAAGCAATGAGTGATGCCATCGATAGGCAGCAAATCGACACGGTTGGTGAGTTTGGTTACGAAAAGCCAGCCAACCCGAGTGGGCTCGTGCTCCCGAATGAGAGTGCGTGGCTGAAACCGGGACTCAGTACAACCTTCACGAACAGCATCTCCACGGCCAACGCGCTGCTCGACAAGGCAGGATTTAAGATGGGGCCGGGCGGTATTCGCGTCAGCCCTACCGGAAAAAAACTTTCGTTTAACCTGATGGCTCCAAATGGGTGGACGGATTGGAACGAAGATGAGTCACTGATTGCTCAGGACCTGAAGAAAATCGGAATCCAAATCAATGTTCAAGAGCCGCAGCAGACAGACTGGAGCAGTGCTCTGCTCAATCACCAGTTTGACCTTGCGCTCGAGTCCGGTCTGTTTGCTGGCAATACACCGTATCAGGGCTTTCGCAACACCCTCTATCCGGGCTTGCAGCAGAACTACGAACAGTACGACAACCCGGTCGTAAAGCAGGCGTTGGACCAGTTTGAATCGACAGTGGATGCGTCTACACAGAAATCGGCGATGTACACGATTGAAACCCAATTTGAACAAGACCTGCCGGTTATTCCGCTCGTGTACGCCGCCGAGTGGAGTCAGAATTCCACCAAAAACTTTACCGGTTGGCCTACTGCTTCCAATCCTTATGTAGATCCCTCTCCCGCAACCGCCTTCGCAGATGGAATCGTGTTGGAGAATCTGAAACCCGCTCACTAA
- a CDS encoding ABC transporter permease: MYYIKKLANFIVLVWVAITLNFLLPHLMPGNPMEALVAKSQGKIDPVVMKALALQFGINNKPLWQKYIDYMAQLLHGNLGVSITYYPVSVGTIIGQALPWTLILVGVTTILAFAIGTLIGIVAAWRRNKLFDSLMGPIWMFIGSIPQFWLALLLLYFFGFQLGWFPQMHSYSAGDTPSFTLRFIGDAVWHSILPGFALLITTIGGWMLAMRNNMIQVVSDDFVSFAKARGLRPWNVMMSYAARNAILPSVTQFAIALGYAVGGQILIEEIFSYPGIGYQLSQAVLSQDYPLMQGIFLIIAVVMLFVNFIVDILYHRLDPRVEAEGVSL; the protein is encoded by the coding sequence ATGTATTACATCAAGAAGTTGGCCAACTTTATCGTCTTGGTGTGGGTGGCCATCACGCTCAACTTTTTACTCCCCCATCTCATGCCGGGAAACCCGATGGAGGCGCTTGTTGCCAAATCACAGGGGAAGATAGACCCCGTTGTCATGAAAGCATTAGCCTTGCAGTTCGGTATCAACAACAAGCCGCTTTGGCAGAAATATATCGACTATATGGCACAATTGCTGCATGGCAATCTCGGAGTTTCGATTACCTACTACCCTGTGAGCGTCGGCACCATCATCGGACAAGCGCTGCCGTGGACGCTGATTTTGGTCGGTGTCACAACGATTCTCGCTTTCGCAATCGGTACCCTCATTGGCATCGTCGCTGCGTGGCGGCGCAATAAACTGTTCGACAGCCTGATGGGACCGATATGGATGTTCATCGGTTCCATTCCTCAGTTCTGGCTCGCCCTCCTATTACTTTACTTCTTTGGCTTTCAGCTCGGTTGGTTTCCGCAGATGCATTCTTACAGCGCAGGCGACACGCCTTCCTTCACGCTACGTTTTATTGGCGATGCAGTTTGGCACTCCATCCTGCCTGGATTCGCCCTGTTGATTACAACCATTGGGGGCTGGATGCTGGCCATGCGCAACAACATGATTCAGGTCGTGAGTGATGATTTTGTTTCGTTTGCAAAAGCACGGGGACTGCGGCCCTGGAATGTCATGATGTCCTATGCAGCACGTAACGCAATTCTTCCAAGCGTCACGCAGTTTGCAATTGCCCTTGGCTACGCGGTTGGCGGTCAGATACTCATTGAAGAGATTTTTTCATATCCCGGTATTGGTTATCAGTTGTCGCAGGCTGTACTCAGTCAGGACTACCCACTGATGCAGGGTATCTTTCTGATTATCGCCGTCGTGATGCTGTTCGTAAATTTCATCGTAGACATCCTGTACCACAGATTGGATCCGCGTGTTGAGGCAGAGGGGGTGAGTCTGTGA
- a CDS encoding ABC transporter permease yields MSDQETAVVDGQEPTANLIPSPRAFRPMPQWLQTILRVFREPKAIVGFSILGLFVLVAIFAPLLATHNPMQEGALPPLQPPSTQYLFGTTGYGDDVFSQWVYATRTSLSIGFQVAVIATALSVIFGVYSGFKGGTVDRVISWITQVMLVLPGYPLIIMISSYLPNAGSQAIVWVLGLTSWPAAARMKRAQAMTYRSRDFLLAAKLGGFSDFRNMFAEVFPNMVSLVFNTFISMISWGIFGEAFLRFLGIGSTRVPSWGNMLNQSQNGNALMQGAWWWFIPPGLSITLVMLALTLINYGIDEVSNPRLQKPIKLPKELRSRLQAEANKEGV; encoded by the coding sequence GTGAGTGACCAGGAAACGGCGGTTGTAGACGGTCAAGAACCGACGGCCAACCTGATTCCGTCCCCGCGAGCATTCCGGCCAATGCCGCAGTGGCTGCAAACCATCCTGCGCGTATTTCGAGAACCGAAGGCCATCGTCGGCTTCAGTATTCTCGGACTTTTCGTTCTCGTTGCGATATTTGCACCGCTGTTGGCAACCCACAACCCGATGCAAGAGGGTGCCCTGCCACCCCTTCAACCACCGAGCACACAGTATCTGTTCGGAACAACCGGGTACGGTGACGACGTGTTCAGTCAATGGGTGTACGCCACGCGGACCAGTCTCTCCATCGGCTTTCAGGTGGCGGTGATTGCCACAGCGCTGTCGGTGATTTTTGGCGTCTACAGCGGCTTTAAAGGCGGAACAGTGGACAGGGTCATCAGTTGGATTACGCAGGTGATGCTCGTACTGCCAGGTTATCCGCTCATCATCATGATTTCGTCCTATCTTCCCAACGCAGGTTCACAAGCGATTGTATGGGTGCTTGGGCTGACAAGTTGGCCCGCAGCTGCGCGAATGAAACGGGCTCAAGCAATGACCTACCGGTCGCGTGACTTCTTGCTCGCTGCCAAGCTCGGTGGATTTTCGGACTTTCGCAATATGTTCGCCGAGGTGTTTCCGAACATGGTGTCTCTCGTGTTCAACACTTTCATCTCGATGATTTCCTGGGGCATTTTCGGTGAAGCATTCCTACGCTTTCTTGGCATCGGCAGTACGCGCGTACCAAGTTGGGGCAACATGTTGAACCAGTCGCAAAATGGGAACGCGTTAATGCAGGGTGCGTGGTGGTGGTTCATCCCTCCTGGTCTTTCCATTACGCTGGTGATGCTAGCGCTGACCTTAATCAACTATGGTATCGATGAAGTCAGCAATCCACGTCTGCAAAAACCTATCAAGTTGCCAAAGGAACTTCGCAGCAGGCTACAGGCAGAAGCAAATAAGGAGGGCGTCTGA
- a CDS encoding ABC transporter ATP-binding protein: protein MTGSPILEVEHLSVGYMTARGLATAVDDVSFTILENEIVGIVGESGCGKSTLANAVMRLLGPGAYVTGGKIKVLGQDIYRMRERALQQFRWTKMSMVFQSAMNVLNPVKTVGSHFVDTLSTHIPGISKEEANHRAEELLRLVQIDPARLSSYPHQLSGGMRQRVVIALAISLEPRFVIMDEPTTALDVVVQRSILEKILELQDRLGFSVLFISHDLNLVGSLSNRVGVMYAGRLIEMGTSSAASAANAANAVHHPYTQGLINAVPKLVVGEHHIVGIPGAPPSPFKIPTGCPFHPRCMYTRPECRTDKPAAVVLGGTQVECHLTEAELRSQSHVY, encoded by the coding sequence ATGACAGGGAGCCCAATACTAGAAGTCGAGCATCTGTCCGTAGGCTATATGACCGCAAGGGGTCTGGCGACCGCCGTAGATGATGTGAGTTTTACCATCCTCGAGAATGAAATTGTCGGGATTGTCGGTGAATCCGGATGCGGTAAGTCTACCCTGGCAAATGCAGTCATGAGACTCTTAGGACCCGGAGCATATGTTACGGGCGGTAAAATTAAGGTTTTGGGTCAAGACATCTATCGAATGCGTGAACGAGCGTTGCAACAGTTTCGGTGGACAAAAATGTCCATGGTTTTTCAGAGCGCCATGAACGTGCTGAATCCTGTAAAAACGGTCGGCAGTCACTTCGTCGACACGCTTTCTACGCATATCCCTGGCATCAGTAAGGAAGAAGCGAATCACAGAGCGGAAGAACTATTGCGACTTGTCCAGATTGACCCCGCACGGCTCTCCAGCTATCCGCACCAGCTATCAGGGGGGATGAGACAGCGGGTGGTGATTGCCCTCGCCATTTCGCTCGAGCCGAGGTTTGTCATTATGGATGAACCAACCACAGCACTGGATGTTGTCGTCCAACGGTCGATTCTCGAGAAAATCCTCGAATTACAGGACCGTCTTGGATTCTCTGTACTGTTCATCAGTCATGACCTGAATCTTGTGGGCAGTCTTTCAAACCGGGTTGGGGTGATGTATGCCGGACGCTTAATCGAGATGGGCACGTCAAGCGCAGCAAGCGCAGCAAACGCAGCAAACGCAGTGCATCACCCCTATACACAAGGGCTTATCAATGCGGTTCCGAAGCTGGTAGTGGGAGAACACCATATTGTCGGAATTCCTGGGGCGCCGCCAAGCCCTTTCAAGATACCGACGGGATGTCCGTTTCATCCGAGGTGTATGTACACGAGGCCCGAATGCCGGACGGATAAGCCTGCTGCTGTAGTTCTCGGTGGAACACAAGTGGAGTGTCACTTGACCGAAGCGGAACTAAGGAGTCAATCCCATGTCTACTAA
- a CDS encoding ABC transporter ATP-binding protein, which translates to MSTKQPFVSAHQLVVRFPVKTSSGTRYITPVDAVSFEVFTGEVLALVGESGSGKSTLGRTLVRLNEPSHGKLQIGGRDVTHMRRNSELKDLRRQVQMVFQDPFGSLNPVRTIGQHLLPLVRKHQGLKGSDLELRTIELLETVGLTPPGEVLGKYPHEMSGGQRQRVAIARALAVNPAFIVADEPISMLDVSIRADILKLMNRLKDEFGLGYLYITHDLASAKYFGDKIMVLYGGQVMEAGTSDQIVGNPRHPYTRLLLSATEHVFTRKSDDINIEAPNLLEGREGCPFAHRCPLVMDICRTQRPQLLATESGQQVACHAAT; encoded by the coding sequence ATGTCTACTAAACAACCGTTTGTGAGCGCACATCAATTGGTGGTTCGGTTTCCCGTTAAGACCAGCAGCGGCACCCGCTATATTACGCCTGTGGATGCTGTCAGTTTCGAAGTATTCACTGGCGAAGTGCTAGCTCTCGTGGGGGAATCAGGAAGTGGAAAATCCACGCTCGGGCGCACGTTGGTCCGATTAAACGAACCTAGCCATGGAAAGCTCCAGATAGGTGGTCGCGACGTTACACACATGCGTCGCAACAGTGAATTAAAAGACCTCAGACGTCAGGTGCAGATGGTTTTTCAGGATCCGTTTGGGTCGCTCAATCCCGTCCGCACAATTGGCCAACATCTTCTTCCACTGGTTCGAAAGCATCAGGGTTTGAAGGGGAGCGACCTGGAATTGAGGACCATAGAGTTACTTGAGACTGTTGGGCTGACCCCGCCAGGGGAAGTCCTCGGCAAATACCCCCACGAAATGTCCGGCGGACAGCGACAACGCGTCGCGATTGCGCGAGCGTTAGCCGTCAACCCAGCATTTATCGTTGCCGATGAACCCATTTCGATGTTGGACGTGTCCATCAGGGCCGATATTTTGAAACTCATGAATCGATTAAAGGATGAGTTCGGGCTGGGTTATTTGTACATCACGCATGACCTTGCATCCGCAAAGTATTTTGGCGATAAAATCATGGTCCTCTATGGTGGGCAGGTCATGGAAGCTGGAACGTCCGACCAAATTGTGGGCAACCCTAGGCACCCCTACACAAGGCTCCTGCTGAGTGCCACGGAACATGTCTTTACGCGCAAGAGTGATGACATCAATATTGAAGCTCCGAATTTGCTTGAAGGGCGGGAGGGATGTCCATTTGCTCACCGGTGTCCACTCGTGATGGATATCTGTCGAACACAACGTCCACAGTTACTTGCGACGGAGTCAGGGCAGCAAGTGGCTTGTCACGCCGCCACGTAG
- a CDS encoding GNAT family N-acetyltransferase, with protein sequence MRVIRHYRSGDEDVIVKLWNRSCPEEPIAMDLFVKRVLVDPNFDAEGLILYEENGTVAGFTLCIVRKLPLSGADLEPENGWITAFFVHPEYQRKGIASKMFAAAEDFFKKKGRRYIFFSSYAPNYFVPGMDTDRYPAGKAFLDKQGFHLLYPCVAMDKNLVEFRVPEDVTKLEEMRQAEGYVFETLTPKYISQVVQFNDAKFNPDWARAVREAVAQGVPLHQVLIAHKDERIVGFCMYGAYDGVGERFGPFGVDEDLRGTGLGKILLYRCLRDMKARGLHSAWFLWTGETSPAGHLYYRVGFEVTRRFEVMRKQL encoded by the coding sequence TTGCGTGTGATTCGACATTACCGAAGTGGCGACGAGGATGTCATTGTAAAACTATGGAATCGCTCATGCCCGGAAGAACCTATTGCAATGGACTTATTTGTAAAGCGTGTACTGGTCGACCCAAACTTTGATGCCGAGGGCCTCATTCTGTACGAAGAGAATGGGACCGTTGCGGGATTTACGCTCTGCATCGTTCGGAAACTCCCACTCTCAGGAGCGGATCTGGAACCGGAGAACGGGTGGATTACCGCATTCTTCGTACATCCGGAGTATCAGCGTAAAGGAATTGCTTCCAAGATGTTTGCGGCCGCCGAAGACTTTTTTAAGAAGAAAGGACGTCGCTACATCTTTTTCTCCTCCTACGCCCCCAATTACTTTGTCCCAGGTATGGATACAGACCGCTATCCCGCTGGCAAGGCATTCCTCGACAAACAGGGTTTCCACCTACTCTATCCTTGCGTTGCCATGGATAAAAACCTCGTCGAATTTCGTGTTCCAGAGGACGTAACGAAGCTCGAGGAAATGCGGCAGGCGGAAGGCTATGTGTTCGAAACCCTGACGCCAAAATACATTAGCCAGGTTGTTCAGTTTAACGATGCAAAATTCAACCCGGATTGGGCCAGAGCTGTTCGGGAAGCTGTTGCACAAGGTGTACCGCTGCATCAGGTCCTCATTGCTCACAAGGATGAACGCATCGTCGGTTTCTGTATGTACGGAGCGTATGACGGGGTCGGTGAACGTTTTGGGCCGTTTGGAGTCGACGAGGACCTGCGAGGTACTGGACTTGGCAAGATTCTTTTGTACCGATGCCTGAGAGACATGAAAGCAAGGGGGTTGCATAGCGCTTGGTTCCTTTGGACGGGAGAAACCAGTCCGGCAGGACATCTGTATTATCGAGTGGGGTTTGAAGTGACTCGGCGCTTTGAAGTCATGCGTAAACAACTTTAG
- a CDS encoding PIG-L family deacetylase produces the protein MSDTKHHILAIGGHAGDMDLTAGAVIAKYTQAGHKATFLHLTPGEKGHPRLTPDEYAKQKIEEAHQFAAIVGADVRFLAYKDAELPVNDEVKYEVADVIREVKPDIIITHWKGSIHKDHENTHWIVQDAQFYGGLPTIERVLPAHYARQLFYADNWEDPHDFNPEVFVDIPEDAYETWVKAMNVYAYARGETYGFPFIEYYKALTIVRGAPAGFKRAQAFAVPRGALSKRVQFFS, from the coding sequence ATGTCTGATACGAAACACCACATTTTGGCGATTGGTGGACACGCGGGAGATATGGACTTGACGGCCGGTGCCGTGATAGCTAAGTACACGCAGGCTGGACACAAGGCAACGTTTCTTCACCTAACGCCGGGAGAAAAAGGCCATCCACGTTTGACGCCTGATGAGTACGCCAAGCAGAAAATCGAAGAAGCACATCAGTTTGCAGCCATTGTTGGCGCAGATGTACGTTTCCTGGCATACAAAGATGCCGAGCTTCCAGTCAACGATGAAGTCAAGTACGAAGTCGCCGACGTCATTCGCGAGGTCAAGCCAGACATCATTATTACGCACTGGAAAGGCAGCATTCACAAAGATCATGAGAATACACATTGGATTGTTCAGGACGCCCAGTTTTACGGCGGCCTGCCAACCATCGAACGTGTCTTACCGGCGCATTACGCCCGCCAACTGTTTTACGCGGATAACTGGGAAGACCCTCATGACTTCAACCCGGAAGTCTTCGTGGATATTCCAGAAGACGCATATGAGACTTGGGTCAAGGCGATGAACGTATACGCGTATGCGCGCGGAGAGACTTACGGCTTTCCTTTCATTGAATACTACAAGGCGTTGACGATTGTTCGTGGCGCGCCTGCCGGGTTCAAACGCGCTCAGGCTTTTGCCGTCCCACGCGGAGCGCTGTCGAAACGCGTTCAGTTTTTTAGTTAA
- the murQ gene encoding N-acetylmuramic acid 6-phosphate etherase, with translation MWTKLRTEDASELYQDLDTRTVSEIVELMNAAEKTVAYAVERASLEIVRAVDLVVSKMENGGRLIYVGAGTSGRLGVLDAAECPPTFNTPPDLVQAILAGGDGAMFEAVEHAEDQFADAEYELTSRRLSGSDVVVGITASGRTPFVIGALDYAKSVGASTIALACNPNSEVSAHADVAIEVDTGPEVLMGSTRLKAGTAEKMVLNIISTATMVRLGKVYRNLLVDLRATNHKLVERSKRIHMLVTGRTYEEAEAALETAGGNLKAAILVTQSGVTKETAERLLRTANGFLRAALEKAQEFEKAE, from the coding sequence ATATGGACGAAACTTCGCACAGAAGATGCCAGCGAACTGTACCAAGACCTGGACACAAGAACTGTTTCTGAGATTGTGGAGCTGATGAACGCTGCGGAGAAGACCGTGGCCTACGCGGTTGAACGTGCCTCTTTGGAGATTGTACGCGCCGTAGACCTCGTGGTCTCAAAAATGGAAAACGGGGGGCGCCTCATATACGTCGGAGCAGGGACGAGCGGACGCCTTGGGGTCTTGGATGCTGCGGAGTGTCCTCCTACCTTTAACACACCACCCGACCTCGTCCAGGCGATTCTCGCAGGCGGAGATGGGGCGATGTTTGAAGCGGTTGAACACGCAGAAGACCAATTCGCTGATGCGGAGTATGAACTGACATCGCGAAGGTTGTCCGGTTCAGATGTTGTGGTGGGGATTACTGCGAGCGGTCGAACCCCATTTGTCATTGGCGCGTTGGATTACGCCAAGTCGGTTGGGGCTTCGACAATCGCACTGGCTTGTAATCCGAACTCCGAAGTGAGTGCACACGCAGACGTCGCCATTGAAGTGGATACTGGCCCAGAAGTCCTTATGGGGTCGACGCGATTAAAAGCAGGTACTGCCGAAAAGATGGTACTGAACATCATCAGCACAGCGACGATGGTCCGATTAGGAAAAGTTTATCGGAACCTGCTTGTCGACCTGAGAGCCACGAATCACAAACTTGTGGAGCGGTCTAAGAGGATCCACATGTTAGTCACCGGACGGACCTACGAAGAAGCCGAAGCAGCCCTTGAAACTGCGGGGGGTAATCTGAAAGCTGCAATTTTAGTGACGCAATCGGGTGTCACGAAAGAAACAGCTGAGCGCCTGCTAAGGACTGCAAATGGCTTTTTGAGGGCGGCGCTTGAGAAGGCTCAGGAATTCGAAAAAGCAGAATAG
- a CDS encoding polysaccharide deacetylase family protein, protein MRVFFIRVLLCVTMLTLPRITDPPRVAAAPKVLYLTFDDGPSERYTPEILDILHHAHVRATFFVLGSRAEQYPQLVRRMKREGHEIGNHGYYHDYILGKPDDWVRHDVERASQVIQKASGVNPVLYRPPGGLIDKHEMSMIRQSGHPVVFWTVDSKDWMMDTSTAAIVANVMSTVKPGAIVLFHDGVSNSRHTAQALPSILARCQEQGFVFKVLPVNGPH, encoded by the coding sequence ATGAGAGTATTTTTCATCCGAGTTCTTCTCTGTGTGACGATGCTGACGCTCCCTCGCATCACTGACCCCCCACGCGTGGCGGCAGCGCCAAAGGTTCTCTATCTGACATTCGATGATGGACCGAGTGAGCGGTACACTCCTGAGATTCTTGATATCCTTCACCACGCGCATGTGCGGGCCACATTTTTCGTGCTGGGATCTCGTGCGGAACAATATCCGCAACTGGTCCGGCGTATGAAACGAGAAGGCCATGAGATTGGCAATCACGGCTACTACCACGACTACATCCTTGGTAAACCGGATGATTGGGTCCGTCACGACGTGGAGCGGGCCAGCCAAGTGATACAGAAGGCAAGCGGCGTGAATCCAGTCCTATATCGCCCGCCTGGCGGACTGATTGACAAGCATGAAATGTCCATGATCCGGCAATCAGGGCATCCTGTGGTTTTCTGGACAGTTGATTCGAAGGACTGGATGATGGACACGTCGACTGCTGCCATCGTTGCGAACGTGATGAGCACTGTCAAACCGGGAGCGATTGTCTTATTTCATGATGGGGTATCAAACAGTCGACACACTGCGCAGGCACTTCCGAGCATTCTTGCTCGCTGCCAAGAGCAGGGATTTGTGTTCAAAGTGTTGCCGGTAAACGGCCCGCATTAA
- a CDS encoding phage holin family protein, with the protein MNWIGVIVRFIVSALVLMFIAYIVPGFRIANFGTAILAAIVIALLGWVVEAMVGDRITRWWRGIIGFIASAVVIWLAQFIVPGMSVTAWGAILASLVIGIIDLIVPVEVRGRMTKVS; encoded by the coding sequence TTGAACTGGATAGGTGTTATCGTTCGTTTCATCGTGTCCGCGTTGGTACTGATGTTCATTGCGTACATCGTACCCGGGTTTAGAATCGCGAATTTCGGGACGGCAATCCTCGCGGCCATTGTTATCGCGCTTTTGGGTTGGGTCGTTGAGGCGATGGTAGGAGATAGAATTACGCGTTGGTGGCGCGGCATCATTGGGTTTATTGCGAGTGCCGTCGTCATCTGGCTGGCGCAGTTCATTGTCCCTGGAATGAGCGTAACGGCCTGGGGTGCCATCTTGGCCTCGTTGGTCATCGGAATCATCGACCTGATTGTTCCTGTTGAAGTACGGGGCCGGATGACCAAGGTCTCTTGA
- a CDS encoding alpha/beta-type small acid-soluble spore protein: protein MKVASRNQYVAPQAQNALEQMKYEIAAEFGVNLGPNTTSRENGSVGGEITKRLVSLAEQSMSARTTR from the coding sequence ATGAAAGTGGCGAGTCGTAACCAGTACGTAGCTCCGCAAGCACAAAATGCTCTAGAACAAATGAAGTACGAAATTGCTGCTGAGTTCGGTGTAAATCTTGGTCCGAACACCACCTCGAGAGAAAACGGATCGGTCGGAGGGGAAATTACAAAACGTTTAGTTTCCCTGGCTGAACAGTCCATGTCCGCGCGCACTACCAGATAG